From a region of the Streptomyces caniferus genome:
- a CDS encoding FecCD family ABC transporter permease, whose translation MLAAGLGIAVVVALTAAVSLGSTDIAPAHVWSVVFRRLGGAPARPGTDDLIVWQLRVPRALLAALVGAGLGLVGTATQALVRNPLADPYLLGISNGASLGAVAAIVLGAGAGGVLGLGLSAAAFAGALASFALVWCMARRGGGFSPLRLVLAGVGIGQFLSGFTSYLVLQAGDEQQTRSVLFWLMGSLSGATWDVLWLPVAAVAAGLVALQARARAMNALIMGDETAAGVGVDVTRLRRELFVVTSLLTGVLVAVSGAVGFVGLMVPHLCRLVVGGDHRRLLPLSALTGALLLIVVDVVCRTAMDSQELPVGVVTAMIGAPALLFILDRRMEAGR comes from the coding sequence CTGCTCGCCGCGGGGCTCGGCATCGCCGTGGTGGTGGCCCTGACCGCGGCGGTCTCCCTGGGTTCTACCGATATCGCGCCCGCACACGTCTGGTCGGTGGTGTTCCGGCGGCTCGGCGGGGCGCCGGCCCGGCCGGGCACCGACGACCTGATCGTGTGGCAACTGCGCGTGCCCCGGGCCCTGTTGGCGGCGCTGGTGGGAGCGGGGCTGGGGCTGGTGGGAACGGCGACCCAGGCGCTGGTGCGCAATCCGCTGGCGGACCCCTACCTGCTGGGCATCTCCAACGGCGCCTCGCTCGGCGCGGTCGCCGCCATCGTGCTGGGCGCCGGCGCGGGCGGTGTCCTGGGCCTGGGACTGTCGGCGGCGGCGTTCGCCGGCGCGCTCGCCTCGTTCGCGCTGGTGTGGTGCATGGCCCGGCGCGGCGGGGGTTTCTCGCCGCTGCGCCTGGTGCTGGCCGGCGTCGGCATCGGGCAGTTCCTGTCCGGCTTCACCAGTTACCTCGTACTCCAGGCCGGCGACGAACAGCAGACCCGTAGCGTGCTGTTCTGGCTGATGGGCAGCCTGAGCGGGGCCACCTGGGACGTGCTGTGGCTGCCGGTGGCCGCGGTCGCCGCCGGGCTGGTGGCCCTCCAGGCGCGGGCCCGTGCCATGAACGCGCTGATCATGGGCGATGAGACCGCGGCCGGGGTGGGCGTCGACGTCACCCGGCTGCGCCGGGAGCTGTTCGTGGTGACCAGCCTGCTGACCGGCGTACTGGTCGCGGTCTCCGGAGCCGTCGGCTTCGTGGGCCTGATGGTGCCGCACCTGTGCCGGCTGGTCGTCGGCGGCGACCACCGCAGACTGCTGCCGCTGTCCGCGCTGACCGGGGCGCTGCTGCTGATCGTGGTGGACGTCGTGTGCCGTACGGCGATGGACTCCCAGGAGCTGCCGGTGGGGGTCGTCACCGCGATGATCGGGGCGCCCGCCCTGCTGTTCATCCTGGACCGGCGGATGGAGGCGGGCCGGTGA
- a CDS encoding ABC transporter ATP-binding protein — MNVEIEDLHVGYASRDVVAGVRLMAADGEIAGLVGPNGSGKSTVLRTVYRHLRPTAGRVLLAGDDLRTLTPGQTARRVAALPQERGSDFELTVREVVTMGRTPYKRAFAGDDRTDRERVAGALAAVGMAGQGARRFSALSGGERQRALLARAFAQDPQVLVLDEPTNHLDVRHQVELLALLRAQRRTTLISLHDLNAAAALCDRLHVLHAGRVVASGTPREVLTPRLLAEVFGVRAAVTEHPLTGDPLIAFDHREPLSAGESFPAGDG; from the coding sequence GTGAACGTCGAGATCGAGGATCTGCACGTCGGCTACGCGAGCCGCGACGTCGTGGCCGGAGTGCGCCTGATGGCGGCGGACGGCGAGATCGCCGGGCTGGTCGGCCCCAACGGCAGCGGGAAGTCGACCGTGCTGCGGACCGTGTACCGGCATCTGCGGCCCACCGCGGGCCGGGTGCTGCTGGCCGGGGACGACCTGCGCACGCTCACACCGGGGCAGACCGCACGCCGGGTCGCCGCGCTGCCGCAGGAGCGCGGCAGCGACTTCGAGCTGACCGTACGCGAGGTGGTGACGATGGGCCGAACGCCCTACAAGCGGGCCTTCGCGGGTGACGACCGCACCGACCGGGAGCGGGTGGCCGGCGCCCTCGCCGCCGTCGGAATGGCCGGGCAGGGCGCCCGCCGGTTCTCCGCCCTGTCCGGGGGCGAGCGCCAACGCGCGCTGCTGGCACGGGCCTTCGCCCAGGACCCTCAGGTGCTGGTACTGGACGAGCCCACCAACCACCTCGACGTACGGCACCAGGTCGAGCTGCTCGCGCTGCTGCGGGCGCAGCGCCGTACGACGCTGATCTCCCTGCACGATCTGAACGCGGCCGCCGCCCTGTGCGACCGGCTGCATGTGCTGCACGCCGGGCGGGTGGTGGCGTCCGGCACGCCCCGCGAGGTGCTGACGCCACGGCTGCTGGCCGAGGTGTTCGGGGTGCGGGCCGCGGTGACCGAACATCCGCTCACCGGCGACCCGTTGATCGCCTTCGACCACCGGGAGCCGTTGTCCGCGGGGGAGTCGTTCCCCGCCGGGGACGGGTGA
- a CDS encoding L-tyrosine/L-tryptophan isonitrile synthase family protein — protein sequence MLTSPARPRTGPPAGHPAGGAAVLAELLPYRRTLDTGHTGHGDFPDAFPAQLQQLAAPVAAGEPLVLTLPGFPCKSPNPAKVLGHLPDEGERLALRFLDALCARIEAVHPPGARVVICSDGHVFSDLIRVPDRDIDAYADALRAMIHDEGLTRLDVFDLREVYGRRLSHDAKRALVHAHHAPALEALRSLTRSDEPTRRLYQGITRFLFEDSASFTGTRSALQRDCRRRAYGVMQRSRAWGDLVGAHHPGAFRLSIHPQPRGSAKFGIRLLDAPDVWMTPWHSCVLEHRDGRRELLHRTDAERRGRLVRRQGRPSHFVTG from the coding sequence GTGCTGACCAGCCCGGCCCGGCCGCGTACCGGCCCGCCCGCCGGTCACCCGGCCGGCGGCGCGGCGGTACTCGCCGAGCTCCTGCCGTACCGCCGCACCCTGGACACCGGCCACACCGGCCACGGGGACTTCCCCGACGCCTTCCCCGCCCAACTGCAGCAGCTCGCCGCGCCCGTGGCGGCGGGCGAGCCGCTCGTCCTCACCCTCCCCGGCTTCCCCTGCAAGTCGCCGAACCCGGCCAAGGTGCTCGGTCACCTCCCCGACGAGGGCGAACGGCTGGCGCTGCGCTTCCTGGACGCCCTGTGTGCCCGGATCGAGGCCGTCCACCCGCCCGGGGCCCGAGTGGTGATCTGCTCGGACGGGCATGTCTTCAGCGATCTCATCCGGGTGCCCGACCGCGACATCGATGCCTACGCCGACGCCCTGCGCGCCATGATCCACGACGAGGGCCTGACCCGCCTGGACGTCTTCGACCTGCGCGAGGTCTACGGACGGCGGCTGTCGCACGATGCCAAACGGGCCCTGGTCCACGCGCACCACGCCCCCGCCCTGGAGGCCCTGCGGTCCCTGACGCGCAGCGACGAACCGACCCGCCGCCTGTACCAGGGCATCACCCGCTTCCTCTTCGAGGACTCCGCCTCGTTCACGGGCACCCGCTCGGCGCTGCAGCGCGACTGCCGGCGCCGCGCCTACGGAGTGATGCAGCGCAGCCGCGCCTGGGGCGACCTGGTCGGCGCGCACCACCCGGGCGCCTTCCGGCTCTCCATCCATCCGCAGCCCCGGGGCTCGGCCAAGTTCGGCATCCGACTGCTGGATGCGCCCGATGTGTGGATGACGCCCTGGCACTCCTGCGTGCTCGAACACCGCGACGGACGGCGGGAGTTGCTGCACCGGACGGATGCCGAGCGGCGCGGCCGGCTGGTGCGTCGCCAGGGGCGGCCGAGCCACTTCGTGACCGGGTGA